A window of Aquila chrysaetos chrysaetos chromosome 19, bAquChr1.4, whole genome shotgun sequence genomic DNA:
TGACTATTCTAATTGTTGTTGCCATTACTATAGTTCTTACTGATAGCCCATCAAGCTATTCAAAGTGACAGGTATTTCAGTCAGCATGTGTGTTAGTAATATACACAGCAACCAGAATTCTTAGCAGGAATGTTGTTACAGCTAACAGTTATGGGTAAAATTAAGCAATGTGTACACAAACCCAGCTCTCATTTCTTCTACAGAACTGTCATTCAAGGGCTTCCTATCCACAGCCCACAGATACCTCAGGGAAATATACTGCTATGTGAAATACAAATCATAAAAGTTATGCTTAACGGGCTTAAGCTTTGAATACAGGAATGATACCTTTCGGGGTtgtgagtaaaaaaaaaagttataaaaatgcTCCTCTAACCTATGCTAATTATTTGCCTGGCTTGTCTGCTGCTCTTTTCAGGGGCTGCAGTGGCTGATGTGGAAGAAGTTAAACTTTTCCAGCCCTCAGCACTCAAGAAATTCACACTCCATCTGTCTCTGTAAACAGGGAACATGGCATTGTTTAATTGGAGGGCATGCAGCTAAACTCATTAGTGTGCCATGAAAAATGGAATTAGTCTATTTCCAACTGCCCCACTTCTCAGACAAAGCTCCAGACATCTGTGCCTCCACTCTTTACTTCTCCAGCTAAATAATTGTCTTGGTAAGTTAAATTAGCAGACAGATTTCCAGGGTGCTCTAATTATCTTCAATACGAAAATATAGATTTAAGTATTTGAAACTGGGTGTACAGCCTTGAACATGTACCTCATCCTCATCATCTGTAAACGTGCTTTGGATgttccacaaaaataaaaagattgcTTTGTTCACTCTGTGCATCATCAACTGTTCTGGCCTGGgtaaatattcattaaactgGGAAAAGTCCCATCCTCCATCCATGAGGCTGCCCCAGAGCTGAGTGTCCTGCCCCCACAGTGCCCCTCCACAAAGCTCTTCACCTTGATTGCTCCACAGTGAGCCTGAGGAAGGAATATTCCTAGCCTGCTCCTCCCatcctccttttatttttgtccttgtcAGACACGTAAGCACTGTGTCTGCACACAAAGACAGGATGAATTTCCACAGCCCAGCTGGGTGCTCTGCCAGGGGGGAGGAGTGGGCACTCTGGCTCCAGCGGAtgctcagctcctgcccagAAGGATGAACACGGAGCCTCTAGACAGAGTGTAATCCTCGTTTGGTCCTGCTTCATAGCACCATCTGTCAGGCTCTCAGCGAGTAAGGACCAGAGGAACTGGTTCGCCATCTCCAGGTGTGCCATCTCCAAGTGTGCTCAGCACCAGCCACTTCAGAGACAGGACCAAAACAGCATCCCATCAGCAGATGGGGCATAATTTGTGTTTTGTAAAAGATCCCATGTAAAAACACTGTTCTTAAAGCTTGACTTCAGGGCTTTAAATCCTGTCTGAAATATGCTCTTATAACACTGGATGTTACTCTCTGTAGAAATGCCCACTCCCTCCTCCAAATATCAGCAGTTGCATCCCAGCAGTGTCCCTGTGTTGCAGCAATAGCCAGATAGATAAACAGGCAGCTCAGGGGTGTGCTGGCACTAGCTGCCTGGGTCATGAGGTGAAGGGTTTGGAGGGTGTATTGATTTtgcctgggatagagttaattttcttcataggagcTCACACGGTGCTGTTctggatttgtgaccaaaacagtgttgagaAAACagtgttgttttatttctttctgaagagtGCTTATACAGCATCAaggtcttttctgtttctcacccTGCCCCACCAGTGATTTGGCTGGGTGTGCACAAGAACTcgggaagggacacagccaggaccccaactgaccaaagggatattccatactgtaTGACatcgtgctcagcaataaaacctgggggaaggaggaacgGGGGGTGTTTGTTGAATATCTGTGGGGTTAAAGCACAACAGAGggagatggatggatggatggagagtGTGAGACAGCTGCAGGAATGCACAGTGATAGATAAGCAAGTTGGCTGTGAACCAAAGCTACCCTTtatcaaaaaaatctgaatggaAAATGACCCAcccaaaattaaaacatcagtgGTGAAGCAAGGCTGACATGGAAGTGCACTGAGCCCTCAAATGCCCTTACCTCTTTTCGGCTGAAGTCCTTAAGCAGAAGATGCAGAGCCACAGGGAACCACACTCCTGCCTGAGTGTTTGCCATGCAGAGGAAGTTGTCTGGTTTTATAATGCCTGTGTGAAATCTCAGCAGCAATGACAGTCACCTGGGACCTGCTGCAGGGACCAAGGCCATGAGATGCAAACCAACTCCACAGTCTAGGAAGGTGATTGTACTCCTTTTTGTACCCTGAGCGGCAGCACAAGGGTAAATGTTGCAAGAGCAAACACAAGGATCATAAATGTTTAGGAAATGCTGGTCAGaccagcaatgaaaaaaaagttttcaccagatttttcttcccttttaaaatagaactgtgaatttttaaaatgttaaacattGAACAAAGTCAATTATTTGCCCCAAGTGTAGGTGTTAGCTCCAGGGTGCAACTGCTGCTCTGCACTTGCCAACTAGATCTGAAGGTTAAGATAGAGATGCAACTCCCTGGAAACACTGCTTAGACTTCATTACTGAATTTTGGGTAAAATAGAGTGCATCTTTAGATCTTTGCACCCCTAGAAAAATACACACATCCCTGCCAAGCCTTTTAGTGCAAAAGTGGTACCtcactcttctttctctgtatgcTTGAGAAGATGTTAAGTTCTTCCATGGCAAAACTTTGGGAAGAGAGGATTGGGAAAGGGATGGAGAGATGGAGGTGCAGTGCCCACAAGCTCAGCATGTACCAGCATGGGTGGGGGTTGAGCCTACTTTTTGGCCATGCAAAAGCATTCTTACATATACAttgttttgcaaacagcagcagtggaaTCCCAATAAACCCTTTTAAAGatacatacattttatattCCCCATGTTATGGATAGGGCAACTAAACcagagacaaaacagaaaaagctaaGACCGAGGCTAGTGTTTGTGAAGTACTTTGCTGGAATATTGTCCCAAGGTGCCAATGGAAAATGATCTAGCGGTGATTCAAGTACAGATCGTGCCTGCCAAtgcctgcatttcagctgcctGCATTTCAGCCTATGTATCTAAGCCCATTATCTGGGACAGACTCAAACATGCAGAAAGGGCCAAGCCAAATTGTCTTGCCTTTCTTTCCCACTAAAAGGGGTTCCTTCTCTCTAGTGTtgtcaaacactgaaaatttcatgtacataaaataaaaattattaataaagcaaacagaaacttCCCAAACAAAACTGTCCCAAAGCAAAGCACTCCTCTCCATGGAAGGAGGTTCTTCCCTGGAAGAAGGTGTAGGACAGAGAGAGGGCAAGGCAGGAGCAAGAGcattttgtttgattgtttgaGACGCAACCAGGCAGCACGATGCCGCTACGTGGAGAAAGCAGTAGGAGTGCTGAGTAGGACAGGGTGAGCATATTTGCAAAAAATCTCCATCCAAGCAGGTGCTTTCCAGCATTCGCAGTGGCAGTGGTCTGTGCAGCTCTgagtgctgctgcagaagtaACGGGAAAGCTTTGGAGCATGTCTCGGTGATTTGCCCCACGGCTGTCCCTGCAGATGCAACCCGGAGGACCACCACAGCCACCTCCTCCCAAAAGGCTACTGTGGCCACAGGGGCATGTGGCTGAGCACCAAATCACGGCAGGCTTTGGGCAAGCTTAATCATCACTCTGCAACCCTGGGGTGAAGCTGGGTAGTCTCCAGAAGATGATTCTCCCATTTGTGATCTGTCAGGTAACGGGAGGGAATATGCCCTGTGGTGAGTCGGTGCTCTGTTTTCTGGGGACCAGCATGTCCTCCCTGTCATTCACACATCTCTGCTGTATGGGCAAAGGTGGTGTTTCTCCAGCCTCTGTCTGTCACTGCGGTTTGACAGCGTGGATTTATCTAAATCACAGTAACTACCATGGTGTTTGTTACTGTGTAGTGAATATGTGGGTCTCTAGTGCAGGAACTCTTAATTTCTGTGGGGTGGAGCATGGGGACCTGTCTGCACAGCAGCGGTCATTTAGCCTGGACAAAGAAAGATTGAGGGAGACATGATAAAAGGCTgccaacaaaaacaacaaaaaagcataaTTTGGTTTCTGAGTTCACCTTGTGCCAGATAGTGAGAACTCCTGCACTTCTGGCCAGATGAGTCTCTGTGATATGAAAGAGAAACTCATCGTCATGTCAGAAGTGTTATCCCTGCCACTTCTGGTTTGGGATGGAAAATGAGCACATGTCTGGTTCTCTTATTGAAGAGAATTTGGGCTGGAAGGGCCCTAAGCAGCTGTGGGAGAAGATAAGGgggcagaaaaaaggaaagatgaggCAGATCAGCTACAATAAGTCACTCTGGGGTTTCAAACCTTCATTTCTCCAAAGTTACGAAGGGGGGTGGATCAAAAATCTCTTAATATCCAAATGatattttctgagtttttttacAGCAGTACTGCAGTTGCCATGACATCAGATTTTGCTagtgacacaggaaaaaagtggTGGTCCTGTTCCCAGACAGTCCTTGCAGAGTGGCTCATGGACaacagccagcagagctggcccTGTCCCTCCAGTGTCACCAGTGGGATTGCTTGTGGCCCTATAAATTAAGCCCTCTTCTATGGGCTAGGCAAGCTGCAGAGGATCCCCCTTGTTTCACAGGCAGATTTTCTGTCCAAATATCTCCGTAACATAACACGCAGTGTAAAAAGCTACCAGTAATGGTTGCTGCAGGAGCACAGAGTCATTAGGTAGCTTGCGTATTTCCATACTTTTTCTTGGAGAAAACAACATCTTTATTTACTTCTCAAAAGCAATAAAGCACCTTTTGCAAAATCAGAACAAGCACATTGCCATTCATCCTCATTTCAAGTAGTgtgggaaaacacaacaaacatATCACATGGATGGCTGAATTTTGTTGTAATTGTATTCCAATCCCACCAGCTGTAAAACCtgtcttctgaaatgctgtattATGCTGATGCTTTTGACAGAGAATTCTCTCTAGAGGCATAAAATCGTGCCTTACACTACATATAACCCCAGCAGGGGCAGCACAGAGTCagttaaagattatttttggcTTATGCTAAGAAGTGAAAACAACTGGGGTTTTCTCTGCTCCTGTTATTTTGGTAAGTGTGGGGATTGggacagataaaaataattacacctGATAGTCCTCTGGTTAGCTTGCTCCTTAGACTGACATTAAATTTCGAATAAGAATTCCTTAAAAGGCTCTGGGGCTTGATtaattcattatatttttaagcagGAGTTTTTAAGGTTCCATTTCCAGGCAATATGCCACAGCAGTTAACAAGAGGGTTTCACTGtagagaaaacacaaatgctTCTCTCATAAGCACAAAATGCACCACCACATTTTTCACTGCAGACTCCATTAATTATCCTAGCACAGATATTCAACTAACTCTTTTTCTCAACACCTGTGAAAACTGCAAACAATTcctattacaaaataaataagaagttTCATCTTCCATCCCACCGTTTGCAAACCTGGAGGCTCCATTTCCATGGCGGGTCTGCAGGAGGGCAGGCTCCAGGAGGAGCAGTGACATGTCCCAATGGCTGAGGAAGAGCAGGTATTGCAATCACAGATCACAACGGTTTTCTGATTTATATAATTTAACACTATTTCCTCCTCTCATGAAATCTATTCAGTTATTCGTCTGTGCTGTTGTGGaaattcccttcctttctttccaaagcaacaCAGTGTGCTCATTCATCAAAGGTTTGCAGTGCTGTCTCAGGTCTGAGAGAAGCTTCTGTGAAAGAGGAGAACAATTCATCAACCTGCTAGTGCGAGCTTCCCATCATTTCAGGGCTGCATAATGCAATTCATAGGGATTCAGgagttttctgtcatttctaaACTAGACCTGAACCAAATATGGGCTGTGCAGACTGCAATTCTTAAGAAGTGAGAGGACAGCAGGAACACCTCATGGAGGGGAGCACTGGACCAGCCTCATGGTCACAGCCTTTCTGCTAATCACATCCCAGGTGTGAAGGACATCTTACCCCAGATTTCCACCTCAATTTGTTCTGTTCATGTCGCTACAAGCATTGGAAATTGTGCTATTCTGTATGCTAGAAAAGCAGACCAAAGTCTCCACCAGCCCTGCATCATGTCCTCTCCGTGCTGGCCCTCATTGACTCTGGGCTGTGTCTCACCACCATGCCAGTGGTGCTGCAGTCCTTGCTCATGGCTGTTACCCATGTGTCTCAGCTCTTCCTTATCTGCTCCCTCACCTTCCTGGAGTCAGTGGTGCTTTTTGCCATGCCCCTTGACAGGCTGATGGCTCTCTGACCCGAATGGAGATGTATGACCATGCCAACAGGCATGGGGTCAGCCAAAATAGGGCTGATGCACCCACAAAGGAGGATAGTCCTGATCATGCCCTGGTCCTTAATCTCCTCTGGCTACCTAGTGACCAGGGAGCGCCTTGTTCCATCCCCTTTGCCTCCACCCCAGGGTGATCTGGCTGCCCTCCAGAGGGATGGTGTTCAACAGCATCGATGCCCCGGACCTCATTTTATTCACCATGGGTTCAGAtctcctcttcattttcttgtccTCCATCATGGTCCTCGTGACACCTCTCAGCATTGCTTCCAAGGACAAGGGCCTGAAGGTTGTGTGGTCTCAGTCTTCTTCCTCCGAGAACTTGGCTAGCCCATCCTGCACAGATTTGGGAAAGAGGCACCCCCATCTTCAACACCTAcatcctcctcccacccctcttCAATCCTGTCTTTTACAGCATCCAAACAAAGCAGATTTATAAAGGTACCTTCAACTTGTTTCTCTCTGGACAccttcaaaacaaagcataggtgagaaaagcaagcaaacatcTTGCAAAGTCAGAGTGCAGAACCACAGGGTAATTTGGGTGGGAAGAGCACTCCAGGGGTCTCTAGCCTGATGCCCTGCTTGAAGCAAGGTCAGCATATGGGATGCACTGCTGTTGGCTGCACAGCGTTTCCAGGAGCTGGACAAAAACCTGTGGATTTGGCACATAAGAGAAGCCTGCTGAACCCAAGTGAGATAAGGGTCTGTTTTGAAAGGTTATGACCCAAAACAACTGTGTCCTCCTCGGTAAGTCGAGAAATTTCTATCACAGCCAGGACTCTGCTGCGCCAGATGCTGTAAACAGCACTGGTTGTCAGCCCCCTTGTGCAAGGGGTGTCCAGTCTTGGTTTAAGGCAAGGTTTAAGAGTAAGATAAACAAAGTCCTTAccagttttatgttttttcctgttttgtataataaaacagctaaaaaaaattgGACTTGTCACCTTTATCCAAATGAATGAATAACTAAGCCTGACCCACAGCCTTGCTCTATGCACCATGAAGGCCCCTCAGATGGGAGAAGAAGGGCCAGGCACGGTTtcatagtttaaccccagccagcaactaagcaccatgcagatACTCACTCATTCCgccccccccagtgggatgggggagagaattggaaaaagaaagtaaaacttgtgggttgaggtaagaacagtttaatagaacagaaaggaagaaactaataatgataataataacaaaaataaattgacaataataataataataataataataataataataataataataaaaaaggattggaatatacaagtgatgcacaatgcaattgctcaccacccacccgCTGGTGCCCAGTTAGTCGCCACGTGGCaattcccccagccccactccccccagtttatatactgggcatgacatcacatggtagggaataccctgttggccagtttgggtcagctgccctggctgtgttctctcccaacttcttgtgcccctccagccttcttgctggctgggcatgagaagctgaaaaatccttgacttagtataaacactacttagcaacaactgaaaacatcagtgtgttatcaacaacattcttatactgaacccaaaacataacactataccagctactaggaagacaattaactctatcccagccaaaaccaggacacacagcAAAACCCAGATACCAGTTAGCATAGTGGTGCCAGGTGACGTTGGGAACTGAATGCCCTCAGTCTTGAGAGAGGGGTGGGTCTTTGGGACTGCGGGTGCCTGGGGATGAGGGTCTGCTATGTGCATCAGCATGATAAATCCCCCTTGGGGAAGCAGTATCTCCTGTTAGGCCAGCTGATATAACTAGAAGAAGTGGACATCTCCTGAACCTCCCAAGAGTCGGAGTTCAAAGGTTTTCTCCTCTACCAGCTGCTCTAAAAGGAGATTGTGcatccccagccccagagcagggCAAGGCAGATGCCAGCTCCCTGACCGCAGCAACAGCTTGTCTGGGagctctgtgctctgcacaGCGCTCGCTTCACCTGATTTCACACTAATGTAGAGCTGGGAGAACAAATGTGGATTCTCTGCAATCCCTCATTATTCCTATGACCCTCTCTGAAACACCCTGGGGTGTCAGGGCCCTCTGCATGGGTTTTTCTCTTCACAGACCCCCATGCATGCACTGGCAGGGCACGCACATGAGAGAGCACTGTAGAGTTAAGGAAACCGCCCGCAACAGCCCTTAGAAACAAGAGATAACACCCACACACGGACGGCATTGCATCCGACAGCGCAAACACACCTGCACCACCCCCCCCGCGCCTTCCCCAGCACAGAGACAGGGAGACTCTGCAGACATGGTGCTGGGAGGCATTTATTCGGTGGTTACAGCCTGTCAGTACGCAAAGGGCATCTCCCTGTGCTCAGGGCTGCttgtggcagagcagggactcTTCCTCGCACAACTGGTCCCGGGATGCTCAGTGGTACTTGCGGGCAAGAGCGTGAGCCACGACACTGACCAGCTTTTGCCAGGCAAACTGGCAAGCAGGGGTGAAATCCCTGGCGAAGTGGGAAGCCAGGACAATGATGAGGATGTCTccaaggagctggaggagaaagaggaaaacagacagGGTTAGTGCTGCTTGAACCGTTGTGCCACAGCAGACCATGGAGCGGGGGCCCGACATCCCCaagctggggctgagctgtTGGACCCACAACCTCTCGAAGAAGGCTCTGCATCCTGCTGCACACAAGTCCACCAAACCCACCCTGTCCTGCCATGGTTTTAGCTCTAAACAGCTTCTTCCTTTATGCAAGCTCTCCGTCTCCCTGGTTCTCCTGGTGCAGACTTCCCTCTGgtccctctccttcccatccGCCCCAGACACAACCCTGCAACCCACAGGCTGCATGTCCTTTCTCCTGACTTCTGCCTGAGGCTGAGTTTCCCTCCTGAAAGGACTCTCACATGCTGCacactcctcctcttcctcctcagccccCCTGCCTCATCAGAGTGGCCCTCGGGCTGCAGGTCTGGTTATGGGGACTGGCTCACTCCCCGTTCCCTGGAACTGCTACAACAAAATCCTCAGTCTTTCCATTAGAAAGCTCTGGGTTTTGGGAAAACAATATTTGcctcattcttaaaaaaaaaaaaaaagaaaaagaaaaagaaagaaagaaccttaaaaccattttcctccatttttgGGATGCTAAAGCAATTTGGCCTGAGACCTACCCTGcaaaatgctggggttttttctttttctctttagacATAAATGAAGATAATGagccatttttatttaaaagtgttGGCAGAGGAGGAAGTGTCCTATCCAGACAGGCAGCCCATGCTGGACAAGGCAGAAACCTGCTGGGTGTTTTTCGAGCACACTAGCTGCTTATCTTGCTATAGGACCTATGATTTCCTTAAATGCTCTCCTTAGCACCCCTCTGCCTCTGACTCCTCCAGCCCATGCTGCACCTTCCCccaggtttgtttcttttggccCCAACCAGATCTCCTTCAGGTAACAATCTCCCAATACCTTGTCCTCCCCATTTCTGTGCTGGTACTAAAAATGGGACTTTTTAGTGTGAAAGTCACCCACGCTCTTGCAAACAGTCCTGCACAAGCCATCATCTCTCTTGGGTACTACACAGGgcctctgcctccagcagccAAAGTACGTATGCCTAGACAGCGTTGTTGGAGGCAATACCCCcagtttcaaagcaaaatctgaCTTTCCCCACAGGACACAGGGAAAGGGCTGGGACTGCAAACACGGCTCACCCTGAAGTTCTCAGGGTCCACGTGCAGCTTCTCACAGTGCAGCTCGGACAGCTTGGCATAGGTCGCCTTAATGTTGTCCAGGTTCTTGATGGCTTCCCCGAAGGAGGTGAGCACTTTCCTGCCATGGGCGCGGACCTTGGGGTTGCCAAGGACGGCGGTGGGGCTGGAGAGGTTCCCGAAGGAAGCGAAGAACCTCTGGGTCCAGGGGTAGACGAtcagcagcctggggagggatggagggggaaCACAAGCAGACACAGAGACGTTAATGCTCCCCAGTGCAATTGCCACAGTTTCTCTGTCCAGGGTGCAGCTGAGCAGATGCCCGGGAGCTGGACCTACCTGGCCAGGGCCTCGGCACCGCATTCCTCCACATTGATCTTGCTCCAGATGCTGGTGATGAGCTGCTTCTCTTCGGCTGACCAGTGCACCATGGTGGCAGGCGGCTTtgctcagagctgcaggaggacacAGACCCCGTAGCTGAGCTGCGGACCCCGCGGAGGCTTTTATCCGCTGCCGGCAGCTCCTCCCCGTCCTGCACTGTGGGGTCATTGGCTGGGGCCAGGGTGGGGGTCCCCACCAGCGCGGGAGCAGAAGGGGATGGCCAGGGTGTGGCACGCTGAGAAGGGGCCTCTGGTTATCCTGCGCTCAAGAGCTTTATCCCTTCCCCTCTGTGCAGGCAGGTCAGTTCTCCATTTCACCTACTAGACATGGGCCCCTTTGCAGAGAAGGGGCTGCACAAGCCACTGGGCAATAGTCCGTCATGATTTAAGGTG
This region includes:
- the LOC115353404 gene encoding hemoglobin subunit epsilon, yielding MVHWSAEEKQLITSIWSKINVEECGAEALARLLIVYPWTQRFFASFGNLSSPTAVLGNPKVRAHGRKVLTSFGEAIKNLDNIKATYAKLSELHCEKLHVDPENFRLLGDILIIVLASHFARDFTPACQFAWQKLVSVVAHALARKYH